AGATGATTGTTACTGTTGACTTCAGCTCCTGATGAAAGTATATTCTTAGATTAAAAATTTGTTCATAAGAGGGTAACGTTACTCTGTAACCATTTTTAATTCTACTGAAGTTTAAaatgattttaatttattttagtgCTTACATGATATCAAAGGATTTCTCCCTTCGGTCATACATTGAATAAAGCAATAATGACAATGAAAGCCAATATATGGAAAATgttttcaaaagatatatatatatatatatatatatatatatatatatatatatatatatatatatatatatatatatagatagatagatagatagatagatagatagatatacctcaAATACAGAATGAAAAATCAGAATTTTTTTAATACTATTGAAATATCGTTGTCTAATTTTGAACAACGATGTTAAAAGATTCAATCTTGAAACCATAAAATAGGGATATAAGTCCACAAGCCTAAAAGGAGTtaggtaaacagaaaaaaaattatcttataaatAATCTGTTACTAGACATTACAACACATCATTCAAACAGCAGAATCAacctacagtatctatatatattttattcattaaagtTAGCTCATTACGTGCTTCAAATATGGCAGTTCTAAAATTAAAGTACAAGTCTGCTTTTCCATATAACTTATCTTTTAAGTAAGGCTAACCTCTGAACATTATCATGAGTTATATTTTCCCTTCATTCCAACTTTTAATTTCTTGTTAAATAACGAAATagcattacttacttacttacaagcTGAGTGATCTTAGCCTCAAGGGATGTATCCAACAAAGTGGTTTTAGGATGGTGAAAAAGATGTCTCAGGACCAACGAGTGAACTGGTGCTTTTCTTGCCACAACTCTTTCAATCAGCTGATCAAACGGAGGGACAAGTTCTGTTGGGTTGACAGGAATATTGACTCTTATACTGTCAACTGTGATATACTTAATCAACGCATTGTAAGCTAAAAGATTGCCTTTGGATATGCTAGCAACACCCCCTTTCATTTCGGGTCTTGAACAGATCTGTTTTATGACTTTCTCTTCACATTTAACATTATTAAGGATCGTTATCCATGATTCCTTGTCCTTCACTCCAGACCTCTTTAAAAGATCCAAAAGTTCAATATACAGTGCTTCACTGACCGAGCTCTTTTGTTGGTGAAATAGTCCAAGTATGTTGATTAGAATATTTTGATACTTGCTTAAACGATATTCGATGTTATCCTCGTTCACATGCTTCAAAATATCTTCTATGCCATCTTTGTGATAATCTTGAAGGTAATAAGAGATGTGGGTCTGAATTTCTTGACATATATTGGCTGAGATTCCGCCACTTCTGAAGTTGTCCATTATCTCCGACTTCACATTTTCAGTTTCATCTAAGACGTCGTTTCTAGTCACGGTTTTAAAGATATACCAACTAGCTAAGAATTCCTTCTGTGCATTGTGGAAGAAAATAAAGTCTCCTGAAGGATCTAATTGAAGGAATGATCCAAGCATATCATCTAAATGAAGAGATAATGACTTGGAAAGGCAATTTAGATGATCAAGTGCCTCCGTACTTAGTTTCATAGCATTTTCTCTAATTGCTTTTAATGCTTCCCAGCATAAACCATTAATGAAAATGTCTATACGGTCATCAAGAGTGAGACTAGACCCATCACATGGAACAAGACGTTCATGAATTCTCTTTTTGATTTGCTCATTTATTCTACAGTTGAGCTCAACAGCCGTAGTGATGCTCCTCACCGATTCACTGCTATCTGCCCACAAATAAGTCATTAATACCAGATTAAAAGGGATGTTCAAGAAAGCCATGCGATTAGCTTCCCTCGTCCTTAGGTATTGTAGTAACTTTTCAACATCTTTCCCACCCATCCCTTGATCTTTCAGTTCTTCGTGGAGATTCTTTACAAGATCCTCCCTTGAGCTTTCCGTCACTCCATTCATGGAAAAGATTACTTTCTGCATGTcgtcaggaatcctgaatgaaaacTCCTCGTACCTTTCGGTTCTTATGGTAGCAATTATGGTCATGTTATCGTTTGTCAGAATGTTAAGACTCTCTTGTAGGAGATTCTCtgcattattattcatttcatctaATCCATCAAATATGATAAGTGTTGGAAGACTGAGTACGCAGTAGAGCGCCTCCTTTTCACTTATTCCCATCGATGCTTTGGCCATCTGAAGGCGCACAAGCTTGGATAGACAAGAAACTTGTATATTTCTACAATCAACAAACAAGAGAACCTCGTAGTGATCAAGACCACCGATTGAATTATTCATCGAACCCCACTCTGATAAAATCATTTTCATAAGAGTTGACTTTCCACAACCAGCAGCGCCTTTTATAAGAAGAATTTGAGCACCATTGAATTGATCAATTGCTTTCTGATGTACTGCACATTCCAGCATATCTGAATATTCTATAGATATGAAGGCCTCGTTTTGTAAGACAGCTATATCAGGTTCAATAAACAAATTACTAACGTCTATTAGCTTCTTTGGCTTTAAAAGACTCGTTAATGCTCCCACGAAAGATATTTTCTTATGGTGATCTATCAATTCCTTTCTTCCTTTGCTCAATATGGCTTCCTTATTTCTTTGTAATATTACATTCTGCTTGTAAGACTCAAATTCCTTTGCTGTTAATGGGTAATTTATTATCGAATTAATCGCGTCCAGATATTCCTTTTCCTTTATCATCAATTCGGCTATCTTCTTATACTTCAGTTCAGCTAAATGTATCGTATTCAAGAGTAGATCCTTCATCTCAATAAATTTTCCCTTGAAAGTATCATCGCTTACACTGAGTCGATTATGTTCTAAGGAATCTCTTATATTCTTCATTCTTGATAAGTTGTTCTCAAAGGTTCCACTTTGCTTCCACTCTCCACCGCTAGATACAGCCACGCTCCTACACCCGTATTT
The nucleotide sequence above comes from Palaemon carinicauda isolate YSFRI2023 chromosome 2, ASM3689809v2, whole genome shotgun sequence. Encoded proteins:
- the LOC137623240 gene encoding uncharacterized protein isoform X1, with protein sequence MNHAPTSSSAFTKENINCFRLLLIVDNVYRTFMKWVFFTDAVDKEDDETLKDYLVNKLNMTHTEYREKFNRTMKNAIEKDKTCESFDVSLWLCAIKYGCRSVAVSSGGEWKQSGTFENNLSRMKNIRDSLEHNRLSVSDDTFKGKFIEMKDLLLNTIHLAELKYKKIAELMIKEKEYLDAINSIINYPLTAKEFESYKQNVILQRNKEAILSKGRKELIDHHKKISFVGALTSLLKPKKLIDVSNLFIEPDIAVLQNEAFISIEYSDMLECAVHQKAIDQFNGAQILLIKGAAGCGKSTLMKMILSEWGSMNNSIGGLDHYEVLLFVDCRNIQVSCLSKLVRLQMAKASMGISEKEALYCVLSLPTLIIFDGLDEMNNNAENLLQESLNILTNDNMTIIATIRTERYEEFSFRIPDDMQKVIFSMNGVTESSREDLVKNLHEELKDQGMGGKDVEKLLQYLRTREANRMAFLNIPFNLVLMTYLWADSSESVRSITTAVELNCRINEQIKKRIHERLVPCDGSSLTLDDRIDIFINGLCWEALKAIRENAMKLSTEALDHLNCLSKSLSLHLDDMLGSFLQLDPSGDFIFFHNAQKEFLASWYIFKTVTRNDVLDETENVKSEIMDNFRSGGISANICQEIQTHISYYLQDYHKDGIEDILKHVNEDNIEYRLSKYQNILINILGLFHQQKSSVSEALYIELLDLLKRSGVKDKESWITILNNVKCEEKVIKQICSRPEMKGGVASISKGNLLAYNALIKYITVDSIRVNIPVNPTELVPPFDQLIERVVARKAPVHSLVLRHLFHHPKTTLLDTSLEAKITQLVSKSPLRKYVGPVYPEMLIPTTVVNIQASISRSGSFARLKDFAEANHLLETLYVCVDLNINLEELSSLPKVKHWSRLYLPDVTASSTKKAFSIIKAIAPQRDGVKEVFFPRCKRDSRVLKALMVEASKRDRDNFEYYFPSECDNFFQEFQWTNVFCGERGIDEWK
- the LOC137623240 gene encoding uncharacterized protein isoform X2, whose product is MNHAPTSSSAFTKENINCFRLLLIVDNVYRTFMKWVFFTDAVDKEDDETLKDYLVNKLNMTHTEYREKFNRTMKNAIEKDKTCESFDVSLWLCAIKYGCRSVAVSSGGEWKQSGTFENNLSRMKNIRDSLEHNRLSVSDDTFKGKFIEMKDLLLNTIHLAELKYKKIAELMIKEKEYLDAINSIINYPLTAKEFESYKQNVILQRNKEAILSKGRKELIDHHKKISFVGALTSLLKPKKLIDVSNLFIEPDIAVLQNEAFISIEYSDMLECAVHQKAIDQFNGAQILLIKGAAGCGKSTLMKMILSEWGSMNNSIGGLDHYEVLLFVDCRNIQVSCLSKLVRLQMAKASMGISEKEALYCVLSLPTLIIFDGLDEMNNNAENLLQESLNILTNDNMTIIATIRTERYEEFSFRIPDDMQKVIFSMNGVTESSREDLVKNLHEELKDQGMGGKDVEKLLQYLRTREANRMAFLNIPFNLVLMTYLWADSSESVRSITTAVELNCRINEQIKKRIHERLVPCDGSSLTLDDRIDIFINGLCWEALKAIRENAMKLSTEALDHLNCLSKSLSLHLDDMLGSFLQLDPSGDFIFFHNAQKEFLASWYIFKTVTRNDVLDETENVKSEIMDNFRSGGISANICQEIQTHISYYLQDYHKDGIEDILKHVNEDNIEYRLSKYQNILINILGLFHQQKSSVSEALYIELLDLLKRSGVKDKESWITILNNVKCEEKVIKQICSRPEMKGGVASISKGNLLAYNALIKYITVDSIRVNIPVNPTELVPPFDQLIERVVARKAPVHSLVLRHLFHHPKTTLLDTSLEAKITQLVRVL